Part of the Flagellimonas eckloniae genome, CCAATGAAAGGAACAAAAAATATATGTAAGTTTGAGCCCAAAAACTAGGCCAAACTAGAACAAAAATAGGATTTATCACGTTGCAATCAAACAAACATATTTTAGTTTTCCTATTTATTCTCATTGGCTGGACAATAAATCTTAAGGCTCAGGAGGGCGATTTTATTAAGCCCTTACCAATAAAAGCCCATCAGGATAGCATAACCGCACCGCTTTTACCCATCAATATTTTAAATGATTCCATTCCTCTTGATTCTTTAGAGATTGATTCCGTTGGAGGAAAAAAACCGCTCTTATTAGATCAGATAAAATACAAAGCTAAAGACTATGTGAAGCTTAGTCAAAGTGACAACAAAATATACCTTTATAACGAAGCCGAAATATATTATCAGGACACAGAGCTTAAAGCTGGTGTAATTGTCATGGATTATATTAAAAATGAGGTGTATGCCGGTAGATTAAGGGATTCTACTGGAACCTATTCACAACTTCCATTTTTTAAACAGGGAAGCAATGAGGTAAGGCCAGATTCCATTCGATTTAATTTTGATACGCAAAAAGCATTAATCTGGAACTCAAGAACAGAACAGCAAGCTGGCCTGGGGCAATTGGGCAGCGATGCCATGAAAGTGTATGCAGAAGTCACCAAAAAAGAGAATGATTCTGTTTATTTTCTGAGTGAGGGGAAATTGACCACATCCAAGGATACTATTGATCCTGACTACTATATAAGAATACGGAAAGCCAAATTTGTTCCAAAAAAGAAGATTATAGCCGGCTATAGTAATTTATATATTGTGGATGTTCCAACCCCAATTGCTCTTCCTTTTGCCTACTTTCCATTGACCGTGGGAAGAACTGCAGGATTGATTTTTCCAACATTTGGTAATGATCCCAACAGAGGTTATTTCCTGCAAAATGGAGGGTATTATTTACCCATCAGTGATTATGTGGACTTGAGTGTTACTGGGGATTTCTACACCAACGGCAGTTATGGTTTTAGAACGCAGTCCATCTATGCAAAACGCTATAAATACAGAGGAAATGTCAATTTTAGTTATGAAAATATCATCACCAGTCAAAAAGGGTTTGATGATTTTAGTCGTAGTAGTAGCTACAATATTAGGATAAGTCATTCCCAAGATACTAAGGCCAGCCCAAATTCACGTTTTTCTGCATCTGTAAACCTTGGTAGCAGTCAATTTTTCACCAATTCTTTGAATCAAATAAACAGAGCTAATACGCAGACCAACACATTTGCTTCGTCTATAAGCTATTCAAAGACTTTTCCAGAATACCCATCTGTAAATACGAGTCTCACCTTAACGCACACACAAAATACAAGAACGGAAGAGAGTGTCATCAATATGTCCCTACCCACTTTCCAGGCTAGCATGGAACGTATTTTTCCATTTGCCAAACGTGATGGTCTGAAAAAGGGAATTATCCAAAATGTGAATTTTCAATATGATGTAAATGCACAGAATAGTATAACCACAACCGAAGAGGATTTCTTCACAAGTGAAATGTTTGATGGTGCACGTGTTGGTGCTAGACACAGAATACCAGTTTCCACCAACTTCAAAGTGGCTAAATATCTCAGCGTGGGCCTATCAGGAAACTATGAGGACGTTTGGTCATTGGAGACCATAAGCCGCAGGTATGATGACGATTTAGAAGAAGTGGTTACAGATACTATTGCCGGATTTGACCGATTCAACCGATATAGTTTCAGTACAAGTATTGGTACAACGGTATATGGTACGTTTAACTTTGGAGAAGACAAAAAAATACAGGCCATTCGCCATGTCATGAGGCCATCAATTAGTTATAGCTATGCCCCATCATTTGAACAGTTTTATAATACCTACACCGATGAGGACGGTGATGAAGTCCAATATACACCTTTTGAAAACAGCATTTATGGACGTCCTTCCTTAAGCAAGGGCAATTCTATAGGTTTTTCATTACAAAATACACTCGAGGCAAAAGTAAAAGACAAAGATTCAACAGCTACTGAACCAAGGAAAGTAAGTATTCTTAGCAATCTTAACTTATCCACGAGTTATAATTTTGAGGCAGATTCTCTAAAATTGAGCCCTATAAGCCTTAGCGGTGGTACTGAAATCATTAAGAATGTTCCAATTAATTTTTCAGCCACATTAGATCCCTACGCTATCGATAATAACGGAACACGTATCAATACCTTTAATATCAATAATGGGGGTGGGCTTTTAAGGTTAACCTCCGCACGGGTAAATACAGGCTTTTCCATAGACAGTGAAATGTTTAAAAAAGGTGGTGATAAAAAAAGGGAGAAACCTGAAAAAGAGGAACCTGATTATGGCGCAAACCCGTTTGAACTTCAAGGTGCACGTGATGGAGAGCCGCATTTTAAAAAGGATGAGGAGGATTCCGGAGATACTGAAAATCCAATCTATGCCTCAAAAATTCCATGGGATATGCGGCTTACCTATGTTGCCACATATAGCAATAGCAATAGGCAAAATGAGATAACTAATCATTCCCTGATGTTTTCCGGAAACGTACAACTTTCACCCAAGTGGGAAGTAGGTTTTAATTCGGGATATGATATAAAAAATAAAGGTTTTGCGGATACCCGACTAAATTTTAAAAGAGATTTGGACAGTTTCCGTTTAAGTTTTGATTGGACACCTTTTGGAAGGTTTGAACGATGGTATTTCTTTATTGGAATAAAAAGTTCCATTCTTAGTGACCTTAAGTGGGAAAATAGAAGTCAGCGATAATTGCTGGATTGTAAAAATGCCAGTAACTTTATATTAAAATCCAATATGAAAAAAATAATCAATACTCCAAATGCACCTGCTCCAATTGGACCTTATAATCAAGCGACACTCATGAACGGTACACTTTATATTTCTGGACAGATTCCAATTGATCCAGCAACTGGAAATTTGGTTGAAGGTGATATCAAAAAGGAAACAACACAGTCAATGGAAAATTTAAAGGCAATATTGGATGAAGCAGGAATGACCTTTGATCATGTAGTGAAAACTTCAATTTTCATTAAGGACATGAATCAGTTTTCTGAAATAAATGAGGCTTATGGGGCCTATTTTGATGCTGAAACCGCACCTGCAAGAGAGACTGTTGAAGTTGCCAATCTTCCTAAATTTGTTAATGTTGAAATCTCTATGATAGCGGTTAAATAGTTTGTCGATGAAAATCGACCAACCCATCTATGGGACGTCTTCTAATCACTCCCAAAATCAAATCGTTGCGCTCCAGTATTGTTGTAAGTTCGTCCTTTAAAAAGTGTGCTATACTTCCAACAAAACTAATGGGAACCTTCGTGGCCAGTTCAAACTGCATAATATAGTTGTTCACGAATTGTTGTAAACCTTTTTCAATGACTCCTTTGCAATATGGATGCTCTTTATTTTCAATAATAAAGCGGGCAAATGTGGCTAAATAGGTATTTGGATTAGGCTGTTTGTACAAATGTTCTTTTATGACATCAGCATCCAAATCAAATTGTTTGGCAAATTGAATCCCCAAATCCTGGGGCATTTTGTGAAAATAATAGTCTCGCAAGAGTTTTCTTCCGAAGAAATTACCACTTGCATCGTCCATTAAAATATATCCTAGGGAAGTTACCTTTTGAAATAATTGATGACCATCATAATAGCTACAATTAGATCCTGTTCCTAAAATACAGACTATACTTTGCTGCCCCATGTTGGTTGTAGCGTAAATAGCTGCATATGTATCTTCCCGGACTTCCGTTTTTGCATTTGGAAAGAAATCCCTGAAAATTTCCTTCATAAAACCCTTCATTCTATCTGTACCGCATCCCGCACTGTAAAAATACAATTGTTTTACCGCGTCTTTATTCTTGGAAATCTCAAAGTTATTGGCCAAACGGTCTTCAATAACTTCGCGAGTCAATACTTCTGGACTAAGCCCAAGAGTCTGTGTAAGAAATAATTGTTCTCCTTTATCATTTAACGCAATCCAATCGGATTTGGTTGCCCCGCTATCAACAATCAATATCATATATCAGGTTTTATTTTGAATCTGGGTCAAGGTGAATTCACCTTGACCCAGATTTTGATGTAAGTATACTAAAAGATTAAAGGTTTGCCACGTGCTGAGCCAAGTCAACCAATTTATTGGAATAACCCGCTTCGTTGTCATACCAAGAAACAACTTTAAAGAACTTCGAGTTTAATTCCATACCAGCTCCTGCATCAAAAATGCTTGTTCTTGCATCGCCAATAAAGTCTTGTGAAACAACGGGTTCCTCAGTATATCCTAAAATACCGGCCATATCTCCTTCAGAAGCTTCTTTGAATGCCTTCTTTATTTCTTCATACGATGTTTCTTTTTCTAACCTTACGGTTAAATCCACAACCGATACGTCGGCGGTAGGCACACGAAATGCCATCCCTGTAAGTTTTCCTAAAAGCTCTGGAATAACCTTGGTTACAGCTTTTGCTGCTCCGGTAGAGGCGGGAATAATATTTAGCATTGCGCTTCTACCTCCCCTATAATCTTTTCTTGAAGGCCCATCAACTGTTAATTGGGTCGCTGTGGTAGCATGTACCGTGGTCATCAACCCCTCTTCAATACCGAACTTATCATTTAAGACTTTCGCAAGCGGAGCAAGACAGTTGGTCGTACAAGATGCATTGGACACTATTGTGTCTGAAGCCTTTACCTCTTGATGGTTCACTCCCATCACAAACATTGGCGCATCTTTTGACGGTGCTGAGATAACTA contains:
- a CDS encoding putative LPS assembly protein LptD, with translation MQSNKHILVFLFILIGWTINLKAQEGDFIKPLPIKAHQDSITAPLLPINILNDSIPLDSLEIDSVGGKKPLLLDQIKYKAKDYVKLSQSDNKIYLYNEAEIYYQDTELKAGVIVMDYIKNEVYAGRLRDSTGTYSQLPFFKQGSNEVRPDSIRFNFDTQKALIWNSRTEQQAGLGQLGSDAMKVYAEVTKKENDSVYFLSEGKLTTSKDTIDPDYYIRIRKAKFVPKKKIIAGYSNLYIVDVPTPIALPFAYFPLTVGRTAGLIFPTFGNDPNRGYFLQNGGYYLPISDYVDLSVTGDFYTNGSYGFRTQSIYAKRYKYRGNVNFSYENIITSQKGFDDFSRSSSYNIRISHSQDTKASPNSRFSASVNLGSSQFFTNSLNQINRANTQTNTFASSISYSKTFPEYPSVNTSLTLTHTQNTRTEESVINMSLPTFQASMERIFPFAKRDGLKKGIIQNVNFQYDVNAQNSITTTEEDFFTSEMFDGARVGARHRIPVSTNFKVAKYLSVGLSGNYEDVWSLETISRRYDDDLEEVVTDTIAGFDRFNRYSFSTSIGTTVYGTFNFGEDKKIQAIRHVMRPSISYSYAPSFEQFYNTYTDEDGDEVQYTPFENSIYGRPSLSKGNSIGFSLQNTLEAKVKDKDSTATEPRKVSILSNLNLSTSYNFEADSLKLSPISLSGGTEIIKNVPINFSATLDPYAIDNNGTRINTFNINNGGGLLRLTSARVNTGFSIDSEMFKKGGDKKREKPEKEEPDYGANPFELQGARDGEPHFKKDEEDSGDTENPIYASKIPWDMRLTYVATYSNSNRQNEITNHSLMFSGNVQLSPKWEVGFNSGYDIKNKGFADTRLNFKRDLDSFRLSFDWTPFGRFERWYFFIGIKSSILSDLKWENRSQR
- a CDS encoding RidA family protein produces the protein MKKIINTPNAPAPIGPYNQATLMNGTLYISGQIPIDPATGNLVEGDIKKETTQSMENLKAILDEAGMTFDHVVKTSIFIKDMNQFSEINEAYGAYFDAETAPARETVEVANLPKFVNVEISMIAVK
- a CDS encoding N-acetylglucosamine kinase, with product MILIVDSGATKSDWIALNDKGEQLFLTQTLGLSPEVLTREVIEDRLANNFEISKNKDAVKQLYFYSAGCGTDRMKGFMKEIFRDFFPNAKTEVREDTYAAIYATTNMGQQSIVCILGTGSNCSYYDGHQLFQKVTSLGYILMDDASGNFFGRKLLRDYYFHKMPQDLGIQFAKQFDLDADVIKEHLYKQPNPNTYLATFARFIIENKEHPYCKGVIEKGLQQFVNNYIMQFELATKVPISFVGSIAHFLKDELTTILERNDLILGVIRRRPIDGLVDFHRQTI
- the gap gene encoding type I glyceraldehyde-3-phosphate dehydrogenase, translating into MSNLKIGINGFGRIGRLVFRATVKRDNVDVVAINDLLDVEHLAYLLEYDSVHGRFDGTVEVKDGNLIVNGKTIRITAERDPKNLKWDEVGADIVAECTGIFTTLEMAQYHIDGGAKKVVISAPSKDAPMFVMGVNHQEVKASDTIVSNASCTTNCLAPLAKVLNDKFGIEEGLMTTVHATTATQLTVDGPSRKDYRGGRSAMLNIIPASTGAAKAVTKVIPELLGKLTGMAFRVPTADVSVVDLTVRLEKETSYEEIKKAFKEASEGDMAGILGYTEEPVVSQDFIGDARTSIFDAGAGMELNSKFFKVVSWYDNEAGYSNKLVDLAQHVANL